The genomic segment GGAACGGTGACGGTCAGGGCCGTCGAGGTCGCGCCCGCACGTGCATCCGCTCGCCCTGCGGGCCGAAGAGGCTGAGGAACTCGACGGGGTACGGCCCGGCGCAGCCGAACCAGTGCGGAAGGCGCGTGTCGAACTCCGCCGCCTCACCGGTCTTCAACACGATGTCGTGCTCGGCGAGCACGAACCGCAGACGCCCGTTGAGGACGTACAACCACTCGTAGCCCTCGTGGGTCTTCGGGTCGGGTTCGGTCTCGGACGGGTCGATGACGATCTTGTAGGCCTGTAGTCCTCCGGGGTTGCGGGTCAGCGGCACGATCGTGCGCCCGTCCTGCCGTAGCGCCCGCATCGGGACGCGCGGGTCCTCGACCGGTGGCGCGCCGACGAGATCGTCGAGCGACACGCGGTGTGCGCGCGCGATCGGCAGCAGTAGTTCGAGGCTCGGCCGGCGTTGTCCCGACTCCAGTCGCGACAGCGTGCTCACCGAGATTCCGGTGTCCGCGGAGAGTGCGGAGAGCGTGTAGTTGCGTTCCTTCCGCAGACGACGCAGCCGCGGCCCGACCGCCGTGAGGGCGTCCTTCATTCATCCATTGCAGAAGCGGCAAAGCACTTTGTCAAGGGTGCGAATCGGGTGGCGGGTCAACTCACACCGACGAGGTGGCGTGCGACGTCCTTGGCAGTGCCGACCGCACCCGGCACGATGCCGAACGAGGCGGTGACCGCCGCGCCTTCCAGCAGCGTGAGCAGGGACGTCGCGAGCTTGCGCGGATTGCGCACACCGGTGTCCCGCGCGAGGACGCGCAGGTAGTCGAGCAGCCACTGCTTCTGCTCGCGGATCACCTCGCGCGCCGGATGGGCGGCGTCGGGCAGCTCCGCCTGCGCGTTGACGAACGGGCACCCGCGCGGGTTCTCCGTCGCGATCCACTCCTCCAGCGCGTCGAAGACCAACAGGATCCTGCGCGCGGGTGCGATCCTGCCCCGGCGCTCGACCACGGCCCGCACGTGCTCGCGGTAACGCTCGTCGCTGCGCCTCAGGTAGTGCGCGACGAGCGCGTCCTTCGACCCGAACCGGTCGTAGAGCGTCTTCTTCGTGACACCGGCCTCGCTCGCGATCGACTCGACACCGACCACGTGGATGCCGTTGTCGTAGAAGAGCCGGCTCGCGACGTCGAGCACCCGCTCGGCAGCCGGGGTCAGCGCGAGGTCCTCGGTCATACCGCGACGGTATACCGGTCGGTTTACCAGCGTCCAGGCGCGGGGGGGGGTGCCCGACGCGCGTCACCGCGCGCGGATGTCGGACTGCGGCGTGATGATGGCGGCATGCGGCTCCACGACGTCGTCACCGCCTCCGCCCAACTCGCGGCGACCCGGTCGCGCAAGGCCAAGACCACCCTGCTCGCCGAGCTGCTGAGCGGTGCGCCCGCCGACGAACTCGCCGCCGCCGTCGCCTTCCTGACGGGCGCGCCGACGCAGGGCCGGATCGGCGTCGGCTGGCGCACCCTCGTGGAGCTGCGCACGGACCCGGCCGAGAATCCGGAGTTGACCGTCGGCGAGGTGGACCGGACCCTCGCCGAGCTTGCGACCACGAGCGGCAGCGGGTCGGCCCAGCGCCGTGCGACACTCCTGCGGTCGTTGCTGTCACGCGCCACCGCCGAGGAGCAGGACTTCCTCTTCCGCCTGCTCACGGGCGAGCTCCGGCAGGGTGCGCTGGAGGGCGTCATGGTCGAGGCCATCGCCACCGCCTCCGGCGTCCCCGCCGCCGCGGTGCGCCGCGCGTTCATGCTCTCGGGCAGCCTGCCCCACACCGCCCGCGCCGCCCTGTCCGGCGGCGTGGCGGCGTTGGGGGAGTTCCGCCTGGAGGTCGGCAGACCACTGCGTCCCATGCTGGCCTCGCCCGCGGAGTCACTCGACGACGCCCTGAACGCGCTGGCCGCCGTGTCCGTCGAGTACAAGCTCGACGGCGCGCGCATCCAGGTGCACCGCCGGGGGGACGACGTCGCCGTCTACACCCGCACGCTGCGCGACATCACCGCCCACGTCACCGAGCTCACCGACCTCGTCCGCGGCCTGCCCTGCACGTCGGTCGTGCTGGACGGCGAGACGCTCGCGCTGAACGACGACGGCAGACCGCGTCCGTTCCAGGAGACCATGTCGCGCTTCGGCACCACGAGAGACGAGCAGGTGCACGCCCTGCTGCTGCGCCCGTACTTCTTCGACTGCCTCCACCTCGACGGTGCCGACCTGCTCGACGCTCCTCTGCGCGAGCGTCAGGCCGCGTTGCGCACCGTCGCGGGCGAGCACCTCGTCCCCGGCGAGCACGATCCCGACGACC from the Saccharomonospora azurea NA-128 genome contains:
- a CDS encoding helix-turn-helix domain-containing protein; amino-acid sequence: MKDALTAVGPRLRRLRKERNYTLSALSADTGISVSTLSRLESGQRRPSLELLLPIARAHRVSLDDLVGAPPVEDPRVPMRALRQDGRTIVPLTRNPGGLQAYKIVIDPSETEPDPKTHEGYEWLYVLNGRLRFVLAEHDIVLKTGEAAEFDTRLPHWFGCAGPYPVEFLSLFGPQGERMHVRARPRRP
- a CDS encoding TetR/AcrR family transcriptional regulator, whose amino-acid sequence is MTEDLALTPAAERVLDVASRLFYDNGIHVVGVESIASEAGVTKKTLYDRFGSKDALVAHYLRRSDERYREHVRAVVERRGRIAPARRILLVFDALEEWIATENPRGCPFVNAQAELPDAAHPAREVIREQKQWLLDYLRVLARDTGVRNPRKLATSLLTLLEGAAVTASFGIVPGAVGTAKDVARHLVGVS
- a CDS encoding ATP-dependent DNA ligase, translating into MRLHDVVTASAQLAATRSRKAKTTLLAELLSGAPADELAAAVAFLTGAPTQGRIGVGWRTLVELRTDPAENPELTVGEVDRTLAELATTSGSGSAQRRATLLRSLLSRATAEEQDFLFRLLTGELRQGALEGVMVEAIATASGVPAAAVRRAFMLSGSLPHTARAALSGGVAALGEFRLEVGRPLRPMLASPAESLDDALNALAAVSVEYKLDGARIQVHRRGDDVAVYTRTLRDITAHVTELTDLVRGLPCTSVVLDGETLALNDDGRPRPFQETMSRFGTTRDEQVHALLLRPYFFDCLHLDGADLLDAPLRERQAALRTVAGEHLVPGEHDPDDPDAVLAAALDAGHEGVVVKDLESPYAAGRRGRAWLKVKPVHTLDLVVLGAEWGHGRRRGYLSNLHLGARDPDGGPPIMVGKTFKGLTDELLAWQTQELPRHESRRDELTVYVRPVLVVEIELDGVQTSTRYPGGVALRFARVLRYRPDKDAAEADDIGAVRALLPGHRPA